The Papaver somniferum cultivar HN1 unplaced genomic scaffold, ASM357369v1 unplaced-scaffold_107, whole genome shotgun sequence genome includes a region encoding these proteins:
- the LOC113328432 gene encoding putative disease resistance protein RGA3 → MSGTLNDIMENMIDILGIQQEMKKLEQALKNMRSILEDAEEKQLGDEEISDFLGRLKDLNYVTEDLLDDWLIDIKRKNMSKISSSSSSSSIVPSLVNAFNCCVSFDKFKKIRSLRAKIEKMKIESVKYDLSGSVIPKISYVPSYDYGDDDKVIYGRKLDREIIIQKLFENDGKDKPQGVKVASIVGIGGIGKTTLGRSVFNDDKVTSHFDTRVYCVVPQTASYLETTVRRVLKGLSSSPSDDCISVGDSNGADVDSLLSLLKNRVKQKKFLLVLDDVWDENVNKWKSLKNSLNSGVPGSSILILTRNKMCAYLMSTTTLHELKPLSEEAAWELFRRNALVKQDNGGDALKPFEDIGRIVSQRSDGVPLALKFLGGLLRTKTTTQEWEDVMESDTWELLEMEPILPALYFSYYSLPPVLKLCLAYTAIFPKDYEIDKGTLIKLWMAEGFLGSSATKDMDPELIGAEFFRELIMRSYFNPHQTNEDGEVTSIKMHDLVHDLAASISGNSVVEVDNNTTSKENKARHLSGLHSDLHSVASSVRKENHVSTLKLFECRVISETVSPSLFSHLKFLRVLDLSHLDLAEIPKELGKLKHLRYLDLSHTKLQSLPEGLCGLQNLQTLTLNECEDLLKLPESLGSLSGLRHLEIQSTPKLLYLPLGIGKLTSLRTLSKFPLSTAKLGARIGELKDLNKLQGYINIIGLHIGKNLKEANDARLMNKENLHELRLDFSPYKMENLGEDEFRKTETLLEDLHPHPNIKKMMLTNFLGSKLPRWLENDSSLPNLRSLKIQDCRNCTKLPALGNLPSLEELNIGNLDSIKDIGNEFYGIGSSCKYGKEIAFPKLEELHLVDMAKLEHWDFIAGDKKIMPCIRDLHIRNCPKLVELPHFFSDNSKNVYVSDCPKLTSCAQRNLITKVENCASKGFSVTS, encoded by the coding sequence ATGTCTGGAACCCTGAATGATATCATGGAGAACATGATAGATATATTGGGAATACAGCAGGAGATGAAAAAACTGGAACAAGCACTGAAGAATATGAGATCTATTCTTGAAGATGCAGAAGAAAAGCAATTAGGAGATGAAGAAATCTCTGATTTTCTTGGACGGCTCAAGGACTTAAATTACGTTACTGAAGATCTGCTTGACGATTGGCTCATAGATATAAAACGAAAAAATATGAGTAAGATATCTtcctcttcttcgtcttcttcaatTGTTCCGAGTTTAGTCAATGCTTTCAATTGCTGTGTTAGTTTTGATAAATTTAAAAAAATCAGAAGTTTGAGGGCCAAAATTGAGAAAATGAAAATTGAAAGTGTGAAATATGATTTAAGTGGATCAGTAATTCCGAAAATCTCTTATGTTCCTAGTTATGATTATGGTGATGATGATAAGGTTATTTATGGACGGAAATTAGATAGAGAAATTATTATACAGAAATTATTCGAAAATGATGGTAAGGATAAACCACAAGGTGTTAAAGTTGCCAGTATTGTTGGAATTGGCGGAATTGGCAAGACGACCCTTGGTCGGTCTGTGTTCAATGATGACAAGGTTACATCACATTTTGATACTAGAGTTTACTGTGTTGTCCCTCAAACTGCATCTTATCTTGAAACGACTGTGCGGAGAGTTTTGAAAGGCCTATCTTCGTCTCCTAGTGATGATTGTATTTCTGTTGGTGATTCGAATGGTGCTGATGTCGATAGTCTTTTGAGTCTCTTGAAGAATCGTGTAAAACAAAAGAAATTCTTACTAGTTCTGGATGATGTCTGGGATGAGAACGTCAACAAGTGGAAAAGTTTGAAGAATTCACTTAATAGTGGGGTTCCAGGAAGCAGTATACTTATCCTCACCCGCAATAAAATGTGTGCGTATTTAATGAGCACAACTACTCTTCATGAGCTAAAGCCTTTATCCGAAGAAGCTGCTTGGGAATTATTTCGTCGAAATGCTTTAGTGAAACAAGACAATGGTGGTGATGCGTTGAAACCTTTTGAAGACATTGGAAGGATAGTCTCACAGCGTTCCGACGGCGTCCCTCTTGCACTGAAGTTTCTTGGAGGTCTGCTGCGCACGAAAACCACCACACAGGAATGGGAAGACGTTATGGAAAGTGATACATGGGAGCTACTTGAGATGGAACCAATCCTGCCAGCTCTTTACTTCAGCTACTACAGCTTGCCTCCCGTTCTCAAACTCTGCCTCGCTTATACTGCCATCTTCCCAAAAGATTACGAGATCGACAAGGGGACGCTGATAAAGTTATGGATGGCGGAAGGTTTCCTCGGCTCATCCGCAACAAAAGATATGGACCCAGAATTAATAGGGGCAGAGTTCTTTCGGGAACTAATAATGCGCTCGTACTTCAATCCTCACCAAACAAACGAAGACGGCGAAGTAACTTCCATCAAGATGCATGATCTTGTTCACGACTTGGCCGCCTCTATCAGTGGGAACTCTGTTGTGGAAGTCGACAACAACACAACTTCCAAAGAAAACAAGGCTCGCCATCTATCAGGACTACACAGCGATTTGCATTCTGTCGCCAGCTCTGTACGGAAGGAAAATCATGTCTCCACTCTAAAACTCTTCGAATGCAGAGTGATTTCCGAAACAGTCTCCCCGAGTCTCTTTTCACACTTGAAATTTCTGAGGGTATTGGATCTGAGTCATCTTGACCTTGCAGAAATACCTAAAGAGTTAGGGAAGTTGAAGCATCTGAGGTACCTAGACTTGTCTCACACAAAACTGCAATCTCTCCCTGAAGGATTATGCGGCCTACAGAATTTGCAGACCTTGACACTAAATGAGTGCGAAGACCTGTTGAAACTGCCAGAAAGTTTAGGAAGTTTAAGTGGGTTGAGACATCTTGAAATTCAAAGTACTCCTAAACTGCTCTACTTACCACTAGGAATTGGCAAGTTAACGTCCCTTAGGACGTTATCCAAATTTCCTTTGAGTACCGCGAAACTAGGAGCCAGGATTGGAgagctcaaagacctcaacaaaTTGCAAGGCTACATCAACATAATAGGCTTGCATATAGGGAAGAACTTGAAGGAGGCTAATGACGCAAGACTGATGAACAAGGAAAATCTCCACGAACTGCGGTTAGATTTTTCACCTTATAAGATGGAAAATCTTGGAGAAGATGAGTTCAGAAAGACGGAAACTCTGCTTGAAGACCTTCACCCACATCCAAACATAAAGAAAATGATGCTAACTAACTTTCTCGGTTCGAAGCTCCCAAGGTGGTTGGAGAACGATTCTTCGTTGCCTAATCTTCGCAGTTTGAAGATACAAGATTGCAGGAACTGTACAAAGTTGCCTGCGCTCGGCAACCTACCATCCCTGGAAGAACTAAATATTGGAAATCTGGATAGTATCAAAGATATTGGGAATGAGTTCTATGGAATTGGCAGTAGTTGCAAATATGGGAAGGAGATAGCATTTCCAAAGCTGGAAGAACTTCATCTGGTTGATATGGCTAAATTGGAGCACTGGGATTTCATTGCTGGAGATAAGAAAATTATGCCTTGTATTCGAGACTTGCATATCCGAAACTGCCCCAAATTAGTTGAACTGCCGCACTTCTTCTCGGATAATTCGAAGAATGTGTACGTAAGTGATTGTCCAAAACTGACTTCCTGCGCTCAAAGAAATCTAATTACAAAGGTTGAAAATTGTGCTTCCAAAGGATTCTCGGTAACAAGCTGA